The segment GCGCGTTAAGCGGAGCGGTCGACGGGGTGGCCGCATCGAACCCGCGCACGGGGAGCGCGCCGGGGCGCGTACGCATGTGCGGCCGCGCCGCGGGAGGCTGCGGCTAGCACGGGGGTCGCGCTTACGGGGGAGGTTCCCCCAAAACAGGCGCGGTCCGGCCGGTGGCGACTACATTTGACGGGTCGACACACGGCTGGAGGCACCATGGCGAAGGACGTTCCACCGCGCTGGGACCGCCGCATGCAGCAGCGTCTCGCCCGCGGTGAGGCCGCCGCCCTCGGGGAGCTCTACGACCGCTTCGCCTCGCTCGTGCACAGCCTCGCCCACCGGGTGCTCGGTGACGAGAAGGCGGCGGACCGCATCACCCGCGAGGTCTTCGGCTACATCTGGGAGAACCCCGACGCCTACGACCCCAAACAGGGCTCCATGCGTTCCTGGGTCGCCCGGATCACCCAGGGCCAGGCCGTCGCCCGGCTGCGCCAGGCCGAACTGGGCCGGGGCTCGCGCGAGGAACTCGAACAGAAGGTGCGCAGCGCCAACGCCGCCGCCCGCGCCGACTACATCGTCACCTCCATGCCCGCACCCCTGCGGGCCGCCCTGGAACTCGCGTAC is part of the Streptomyces katrae genome and harbors:
- a CDS encoding sigma-70 family RNA polymerase sigma factor, which translates into the protein MAKDVPPRWDRRMQQRLARGEAAALGELYDRFASLVHSLAHRVLGDEKAADRITREVFGYIWENPDAYDPKQGSMRSWVARITQGQAVARLRQAELGRGSREELEQKVRSANAAARADYIVTSMPAPLRAALELAYFKRRDYRQAAADLQISEDEARRRLRLGLQLLSTANVLPREDPAPPGYGPRGYGTTR